A DNA window from Anastrepha obliqua isolate idAnaObli1 chromosome 5, idAnaObli1_1.0, whole genome shotgun sequence contains the following coding sequences:
- the LOC129247661 gene encoding ubiA prenyltransferase domain-containing protein 1 homolog, with the protein MRMASTINSNERDDGIANDISVERLYQRKLMKENPNKISQHSENGASCTEKEGKIDAPLLNGQSTFSTANSIHRTSTGTFMKLKTYLHALRPWSLSGSLVPTLMGSALAYRSQWASDFSLITFFLTAFTVVTVHCAGNVVNTYFDFIKGIDKQKADDRTLVDHILTKDEVVSLGAILYMAGCGGFICLAFLSPAKMEHLALIYFGGLSSSFLYTGGIGFKYIALGDVVILILFGPLSVLFAFMSQTGHVDWTTIYYALPLALNAEAILHSNNTRDVENDRKAGIVTLAILIGRTASHVLYALLLFTPYSVFVVYGLKYSLWFLLPLVTVPQAFQIEKRFRNEHTMSSVPRQTAKLNFFFGVLYIVAICCAKKLPDFSYRRH; encoded by the exons ATGA GAATGGCATCTACAATCAATTCCAATGAGAGGGACGATGGCATCGCAAATGACATTTCAGTTGAAAGGTTATATCAGCGTAAACTAATGAAAGAAAATCCTAATAAAATCAGTCAACATTCAGAAAATGGAGCTTCATGTActgaaaaagaaggaaaaatagATGCGCCTCTACTTAATGGCCAATCTACATTTTCAACTGCCAATTCGATCCATCGCACATCTACTGGAACCTTCATGAAGttgaaaacatatttacatgcgCTGCGCCCGTGGTCATTATCTGGCAGCTTGGTACCAACATTGATGGGATCGGCATTGGCATATCGTTCCCAATGGGCATCTGATTTTAGTCtcataacattttttctaacagcCTTCACAGTAGTCACAGTACATTGCGCTGGTAATGTGGTGAATacatattttgatttcattaagGGAATCGACAAACAAAAAGCCGATGACCGCACTCTTGTTGATCACATTCTTACGAAGGATGAG GTGGTCTCATTAGGCGCAATTTTGTATATGGCTGGATGCGGTGGTTTCATCTGTTTAGCCTTTCTTAGTCCAGCTAAAATGGAGCATCTCGCGTTAATTTATTTTGGCGGTCTATCCTCTAGTTTTCTTTACACTGGTGGAATTGGTTTCAAGTACATAGCCCTTGGAGATGTTGTTATTTTAATACTCTTTGGACCACTCTCAGTATTGTTCGCGTTTATGTCACAAACAGGGCATGTGGATTGGACCACTATTTACTATGCTCTTCCTCTTGCACTGAATGCCGAGGCTATATTACACAGCAATAATACACGGGATGTAGAAAATGACCGCAAGGCAGGGATTGTGACGTTAGCTATACTCATCGGACGCACGGCATCACACGTCTTATACGCACTACTCCTCTTCACGCCGTACAGTGTATTTGTAgtatatggtttgaaatactcaCTATGGTTTTTATTGCCTCTCGTGACTGTCCCACAGGCGTTTCAGATTGAAAAGCGCTTTCGCAACGAACATACAATGAGCTCTGTACCACGACAAACAGCTAAACTAAATTTCTTTTTCGGTGTGCTCTACATAGTAGCGATATGCTGTGCTAAAAAATTACCCGACTTCAGTTATCGCAGACATTAG
- the LOC129249340 gene encoding serine/threonine-protein phosphatase PP2A — MEDKATTKDLDQWIEQLNECNQLTETQVRTLCDKAKEILSKESNVQEVKCPVTVCGDVHGQFHDLMELFRIGGKSPDTNYLFMGDYVDRGYYSVETVTLLVALKVRYRERITILRGNHESRQITQVYGFYDECLRKYGNANVWKYFTDLFDYLPLTALVDGQIFCLHGGLSPSIDSLDHIRALDRLQEVPHEGPMCDLLWSDPDDRGGWGISPRGAGYTFGQDISETFNNTNGLTLVSRAHQLVMEGYNWCHDRNVVTIFSAPNYCYRCGNQAALMELDDSLKFSFLQFDPAPRRGEPHVTRRTPDYFL; from the exons ATGGAggataaagcaacaacaaaagatcTGGATCAATGGATTGAGCAGTTGAACGAATGCAATCAATTGACGGAAACACAAGTGCGAACCTTGTGCGATAAG GCGAAGGAGATCCTCTCAAAGGAATCAAATGTTCAGGAGGTGAAATGTCCGGTCACAGTGTGTGGAGATGTACACGGACAGTTTCATGACTTAATGGAACTCTTCCGGATAGGCGGCAAATCTCCCGACACAAATTACTTGTTTATGGGTGATTATGTTGATCGTGGGTACTATTCGGTGGAAACGGTCACTTTGCTTGTGGCATTAAAAGTACGTTATCGGGAAAGAATTACAATTCTGCGCGGCAACCATGAGTCTCGACAAATTACGCAAGTTTACGGATTCTACGATGAATGCCTGCGAAAGTATGGAAATGCAAACGTTTGGAAGTATTTTACCGATCTGTTTGATTACTTACCACTGACGGCATTAGTCGATggccaaatattttgtttacatgGCGGTCTCAGTCCATCAATCGACAGTTTGGATCATATCCGTGCTCTGGATCGACTTCAAGAGGTGCCACACGAGGGCCCCATGTGCGATTTACTGTGGTCCGATCCTGACGACAGGGGCGGCTGGGGCATTTCACCACGTGGTGCCGGCTACACATTTGGTCAG gaTATTTCGGAAACGTTCAACAATACAAATGGACTGACACTGGTATCACGCGCTCATCAGTTGGTCATGGAAGGATACAATTGGTGCCATGATCGGAATGTTGTTACAATATTCTCAGCGCCAAATTATTGCTATCGCTGCGGTAATCAAGCGGCTCTAATGGAATTAGATGATTCACTTAAGTTTTCatt CCTACAATTTGACCCAGCACCTCGTCGTGGTGAACCACACGTCACACGAAGAACACCAGATTATTTCCTATAA